The Linepithema humile isolate Giens D197 chromosome 2, Lhum_UNIL_v1.0, whole genome shotgun sequence genome has a segment encoding these proteins:
- the LOC105671656 gene encoding condensin-2 complex subunit H2-like, translated as MVTVQDIGLQLTKPVKELAEWKFPFSQTLEKYCSLFDTTCNKNFGEAGLVLQNSTAVYVHRIDSLWNKTGYFKNVFSDVENEEVPKNSNKKKDRKTDMCFQEFKTVDFAQEGEKNIDLKKNHIIYDIVKSKSRRFTQLEKSVAQHIPINMCDVNGEVIGKKYDFRCNQNVSMDGILIDEFTPQDFCCDSENSVIESSISSNYSDLTKSFESSCNKLTDSTMQDDENNKNDNSDAESTRNDDSWQTEENSFLASTFESTQQNLSLSTNIDTNNTISAENTLNDDCHDMTLISNESRMDIPCNASSPMITDDINNTISSNNNDSDAIYFNDSVRKSIDISSVLDSPPESVNSKERTSSTDDPTLLNNTNETLLGAKLDASLVQSIFPKHNATENTCALSTLKSPSKSPSKSPSKSLKTNRKLLTPGKRKQNITKKKLINIFKQLNSSQRGRPNMFKKSSTECLKYIREYDSRKYEEVVNEALDSLGFRLRVNESNMSVDDVTNINDNIISTSSDDENSEMQSSSSINMSSSQENFYDSSFRTDSPHFMLGNVNKWHEYIQPKLREAEQRSTFCIRDYTSRVMSTLKSKQKVNFANIMQNEHPCEVARYFLASLDLAAKYKIDINTNINLDNIEIVLHEEDRQSSVEADSHK; from the exons ATGGTTACTGTGCAAGATATTGGTTTGCAACTTACGAAACCAGTGAAAGAATTAGCAGAATGGAAGTTTCCTTTTTCGCAA aCTCTGGAAAAATATTGCTCTTTGTTCGATACcacatgcaataaaaattttggtGAAGCTGGACTTGTCCTACAAAACTCTACTGCTGTATATGTACATAGAATAGATTCTTTATGGAATAAGACTgggtattttaaaaatgtattttcagaTGTCGA AAACGAAGAAGTACCAAAGAATTCCAACAAAAAAAAGGACAGAAAGACTGATATGTGTTTCCAAGAGTTCAAAACTGTTGACTTTGCTCaagaaggagaaaaaaatattgatcttaagaaaaatcatataatatatgatatagTTAAATCAAAAAGCCGACGCTTTACTCAATTAGAAAAAAGTGTCGCACAACATATCCCTATTAACATGTGTGATGTAAATGGAGAAGTTATtggtaaaaaatatgattttcg atgTAATCAGAATGTTAGCATGGATGGCATATTGATCGATGAATTTACACCACAAG atttttgttGCGATAGTGAGAACTCTGtcatagaaagttctatatcTTCAAATTATTCGGACCTGACTAAATCCTTCGAATCTTCATGCAATAAGTTAACAGATTCTACTATGCAAGacgatgaaaataataaaaacgacaATAGTGATGCTGAATCTACAAGAAATGATGATAGTTGGCAGACAGAAGAGAATTCATTTCTTGCTTCTACATTTGAATCAACGCAACAAAATCTCTCTTTATCTACAAATATTGACACTAATAACACGATTAGTGCAGAGAATACCCTAAATGATGACTGTCATGATATGACTCTAATCTCGAATGAGTCACGCATGGATATTCCCTGTAATGCAAGTTCACCGATGATAACTGATGATATTAACAACACCATTTCATCGAATAATAATGATTCGGatgctatatattttaatgatagtgTCAGGAAAAGTATAGATATTAGTAGTGTGTTAGATAGTCCACCTGAATCGGTAAATTCGAAAGAAAG aactTCATCGACAGACGATCCAACGTTGTTAAACAACACAAATGAAACTTTATTAGGAGCGAAGTTAGACGCGAGTCTTGTGCAATCTATTTTTCCGAAGCACAATGCAACAGAAAATACATGTGCGCTTTCTACTTTGAAATCTCCATCGAAATCTCCATCAAAATCTCCATCGAAATCG CTTAAAACCAATCGAAAACTACTCACACCGggtaaaagaaaacaaaacatAACGAAGAagaagttaattaatattttcaaacaattaaattcGTCGCAACGAG GTAGACCAAACATGTTCAAGAAAAGCTCGACTGAatgcttaaaatatatacgagAATACGATTCGCGTAAATACGAAGAAGTAGTGAACGAAGCGCTGGATTCTTTAGGATTTCGATTACGTGTGAACGAATCAAATATGAGTGTTGACGATGTTACTAATATCAATGATAACATAATATCGACTTCGAGTGATGATGAAAATTCCGAAATGCAGAGTTCAAGTTCTATTAATATGTCATCTTCAcaggaaaatttttatgattcttCGTTTCGAACGGACTCGCCACATTTCATGCTG GGAAATGTAAACAAATGGCATGAATACATACAACCTAAATTGCGCGAAGCCGAGCAAAGATCGACGTTTTGTATTCGCGATTATACATCGCGAGTTATGTCGACTCTGAAATCGAAACAAAAAGTTAATTTCgctaatattatgcaaaacgaGCACCCTTGCGAGGTGGCCAGATATTTTTTGGCATCATTGGACTTG GCCGCAAAGTACAAGATTGACATAAATACGAACATAAACCTCgataatatagaaattgttCTACATGAAGAGGACAGACAGAGTTCTGTTGAAGCGGATTCACATAAATAA